One Melitaea cinxia chromosome 20, ilMelCinx1.1, whole genome shotgun sequence DNA segment encodes these proteins:
- the LOC123663432 gene encoding squamous cell carcinoma antigen recognized by T-cells 3-like yields MAIVEDEVRNGSEEENEIEVVVDEDDGDQDSDDSDDEDDEEALEKKVSDLEQRIAENPYNYNDHIDLIRALWGLSELDRWRAAFDRLQEMSLLRPEHWLLRLQTEATLAHSPEDRERLADLFQQATLDCYSIQILTEWCSWALGADEAGAARAQLDEVLRRAGADPLSGKIFWDARLELEKAKLDTMSASDEGYGAQRERVLWALEEAVSRPLLRGEDAWPQLQQMALAVHGQDYVDKVKKQHEAAVEYLQKITPYEDKLLTLEDPEEKIKVYLEYIEEIKDLSKVEKYAECDSDGILRVLYERATTECPSSGEAGPLLAALARLAQRRSSRAGVARALALCTRRCPRRAAFWLLRMQHAERAAASFHEVKSIFETALSKGMESFAQAEALWLGWLEYTRRRTSFDDSSQVERLRDTCRLAWDSLAQAWGEEANDCEVPLFWARLEYKRIKEPAQGKEIFEEIFKYGENKTLSKYWEALIHLEMSRDPPASERKLRDLHRRALRSVTDYPPAVARLWTDYERDYGELATSVECAQLCEEKLKEWRESYQAMKEKMMGQKQKGKQAANKKSKVDNKNKKDEKSNKGKRKSDSGQSSSEASDVKKKKDNHMEVDVPDKEGDTGGGVKRSHDEVDETGAGSKRQRKDNSTDTVTAGREACTLFVSNLEFKVNEQNLRDKLSEYGDIVSLRVKAGVKAFGGSICYCQYKSPESVEKALKHDRTPLDGRPMFLSRYSTKKSKPTFKYPLIAENNKLFVKNLPYSHCTKDALTDIFDKFGKLKDVRIVTFKDGKPKGLAYIDYEDENSASEAIKNTNGLMVGDRKIEVAISAPPPKQEPSTSTLGLPKRDTGGGMRRTQLSSFIPRVLQQAASTSKASNGNQSNGDTKRPLTNTDFKNMLLNK; encoded by the exons ATGGCTATAGTTGAAGATGAAGTTAGAAATGGTTCTGAGGAAGAGAACGAAATTGAAGTAGTCGTAGATGAAGACGACGGTGACCAGGACTCTGATGATTCGGAC gACGAGGATGATGAAGAGGCATTGGAGAAAAAAGTATCTGATTTAGAGCAGCGAATAGCAGAGAATCCATACAATTACAATGATCACATAGACTTAATAAGAGCACTTTG GGGTCTGTCAGAGCTAGACAGGTGGAGGGCGGCCTTCGATCGCTTACAAGAAATGTCACTCTTGCGCCCtgagcactggctgttgcgatTACAAACAGAGGCAACCCTCGCTCACTCTCCCGAGGACCGTGAACGCCTCGCTGATCTATTTCAACAGGCAACACTTGATTGTTACT CGATCCAGATCCTGACGGAGTGGTGTTCGTGGGCGCTGGGCGCGGACGAGGCGGGCGCGGCCCGCGCTCAGCTCGACGAGGTGCTCCGCCGCGCCGGCGCCGACCCGCTCTCCGGGAAGATCTTCTGGGACGCGAGGCTCGAGCTCGAGAAGGCGAAGCTGGACACTAtgag CGCTTCGGATGAGGGTTACGGCGCGCAGCGTGAGCGAGTGCTGTGGGCTCTGGAGGAGGCGGTGTCGCGTCCGCTGCTGAGAGGAGAGGACGCCTGGCCCCAGCTGCAGCAGATGGCGCTGGCCGTTCACGGCCAGGACTACGTCGACAAG GTAAAGAAACAACATGAAGCAGCGGTTGaatatttacagaaaataaCTCCATATGAAGACAAATTACTAACTTTAGA AGATCCAGAAGAGAAGATTAAAGTTTATCTTGAATATATAGAAGAGATAAAGGATTTATCGAAGGTGGAAAAGTATGCTGAATGTGACAGCGATGGTATACTTAGG GTGCTGTACGAGCGCGCGACGACGGAGTGCCCGTCGAGCGGCGAGGCGGGCCCGCtgctggcggcgctggcgcgGCTGGCGCAGCGCCGCAGCTCGCGCGCCGGCGTGGCGCGGGCGCTGGCGCTGTGCACGCGCCGCtgcccgcgccgcgccgccttCTGGCTGCTGCGCATGCAGCACGCCGAGCGCGCCGCCGCCAGCTTCCACGAG GTGAAGTCGATATTCGAGACAGCGCTATCGAAGGGCATGGAGTCGTTCGCGCAGGCGGAGGCGCTGTGGCTGGGCTGGCTGGAGTACACGCGGCGCCGGACCTCCTTCGACGATAGCTCGCAAGTGGAGCGACTGCGGGACACGTGCCGCCTCGCCTGGGACTCGCTGGCGCAG GCCTGGGGTGAAGAGGCGAATGATTGCGAAGTGCCTTTGTTTTGGGCACGACTTGAGTACAAGAGGATAAAAGAACCTGCGCAGGGCaaagaaatttttgaagaaattttca AATATGGTGAAAATAAAACCCTGTCAAAATATTGGGAAGCACTTATTCACCTGGAAATGAGCCGTGACCCACCGGCTTCGGAACGCAA GCTCCGCGATCTGCACCGGCGCGCGCTTCGCAGCGTCACCGACTACCCGCCGGCCGTGGCGCGCCTGTGGACGGACTACGAGCGCGACTACGGCGAGCTCGCCACCAGCGTCGAGTGCGCGCAGCTGTGCGAG GAAAAACTAAAGGAATGGCGAGAAAGTTACCAGGCTATGAAGGAGAAAATGATGGGACAGAAACAGAAAGGCAAACAAGCGGCGAACAAGAAGTCAAAAGTCGATAACAAAAATAAGAAGGATGAAAAATCGAATAAAGGGAAGAGAAAATCCGACTCAGGTCAATCATCTTCAGAGGCTAGTGACgtgaagaagaaaaaagataACCATATGGAAGTAGACGTGCCAGACAAGGAGGGGGATACCGGGGGAGGGGTTAAGAGGTCACATGACGAAGTTGATGAAacag GGGCCGGGAGCAAGCGGCAACGGAAAGATAATTCAACAGATACCGTCACTGCAGGGCGAGAGGCCTGCACCTTGTTTGTTAGCAACCTCGAATTCaa agtAAATGAGCAAAACTTAAGAGATAAATTATCAGAATACGGCGATATTGTTTCGTTACGAGTGAAAGCCGGTGTGAAGGCGTTCGGCGGTTCCATATGTTACTGTCAATATAAATCACCG GAATCCGTAGAAAAAGCACTGAAGCACGACCGAACGCCATTGGATGGGAGACCGATGTTCCTATCTCGGTACTCTACTAAGAAAAGTAAACCCACATTTAAGTACCCGCTGATTGCTGAGAACAACAAACTCTTTGTCAAGAACCTACCTTACTCGCACTGCACTAAAGATGCTCTCACTGATATCTTTGACAAGTTTGGCAAGTTGAAAGATGTCAGGATTGTGACGTTCAA GGACGGTAAACCAAAAGGGCTAGCCTACATAGACTATGAAGATGAAAATTCCGCATCCGAAGCAATTAAGAATACGAATGGCTTAATGGTAGGCGATAGGAAAATAGAAGTAGCCATAAGCGCCCCCCCACCGAAGCAGGAACCCTCCACGAGTACCTTAGGACTACCGAAAAGGGACACCGGGGGAGGaat GCGAAGAACGCAACTCAGCAGTTTCATTCCCAGAGTGTTGCAACAAGCGGCTTCAACGAGTAAGGCGAGCAATGGAAACCAAAGCAACGGAGACACGAAGCGACCGCTGACGAACACCGACTTTAAAAACATGCTCCTTAACAAATAA